A stretch of Shinella zoogloeoides DNA encodes these proteins:
- a CDS encoding YdeI/OmpD-associated family protein, producing the protein MAPVEVDPAHIREFPDPESFHRWLSENHDTVPEVWIKVHKRASGLKSINPEEAIEAVLCWGWIDGIRKGMDEKSFLQRYSPRGRRSVWSKKNVETVGRLIADGRMTEHGMKQVEAAKADGRWDKAYGSGRDLRIPPDLQAAIDAEPAAAEMLGKLTEQNRFALAFRVHNLKTEAARKRKIDAFVEMLKRGETIYPQKRK; encoded by the coding sequence ATGGCGCCTGTGGAAGTCGACCCCGCCCATATCCGTGAATTTCCCGATCCGGAAAGCTTCCACCGCTGGCTCTCGGAGAATCACGACACGGTCCCGGAGGTCTGGATCAAGGTCCATAAGCGCGCCTCGGGCCTCAAGTCCATCAATCCCGAAGAGGCGATAGAAGCCGTGCTCTGCTGGGGCTGGATCGATGGCATCCGCAAGGGAATGGATGAGAAGAGCTTCCTCCAGCGCTACAGCCCGCGCGGCCGCAGGAGCGTGTGGAGCAAGAAGAACGTCGAGACGGTCGGCCGGCTCATCGCGGATGGCCGCATGACAGAGCACGGCATGAAACAGGTGGAGGCCGCGAAGGCGGACGGTCGCTGGGACAAGGCCTATGGCAGCGGAAGGGACCTGCGGATACCGCCGGACCTGCAAGCCGCCATCGACGCGGAACCGGCCGCCGCCGAAATGCTCGGCAAGCTGACGGAGCAGAACCGCTTCGCCCTCGCCTTCCGCGTTCACAATCTCAAGACCGAGGCGGCGCGCAAACGGAAGATCGACGCTTTCGTGGAGATGCTGAAGCGTGGAGAAACGATCTACCCGCAGAAGCGGAAATAG